A window of the Haloarcula litorea genome harbors these coding sequences:
- a CDS encoding ABC transporter permease, whose protein sequence is MSVRERVAAVRARAAEDEESAVGLGLTLLAAAVATALVAPLGWLLVDVLALGSRAFSLTVAPQTLQVLVRSVALVGVVTAGSVLVGVPLAVLTVQGDLPLNRFWTVVAALPLAIPSYLGAFAAVSAFGPRGALADVLSPLGIEQIPTIYGFVGAAVVLTLYTYPYVFLTTRASLLSLDASLVEAARTLNASRWEAFRRITLPQILPGITAGALLVALYTLSDFGTPNIMRVEVFTQFIYARYNAFMRDYAALLSLELFAVTAVVLALESRIGADDSGAYGSSGNRGAFDLDLGLWRYPAALLPALVGSVAILLPIAIFGMWFLRSGPGYATGSMAFSWSYGLNSVWVALLAAGASVLVAVPIGLRSATSDSWVASLADRAPYVGYAAPGIVLAIALVSFSLDVLPWFYKTVPLLVFAYVVRFMPQAIGSIRTSRLQVDQGLVEAARVLGRSRASTFRSVTLPLVLPGIATGAALVFLTTMKELPATLILRPLRFDTLVTYIWRVQEAGLYGAAAVPALVLVVVSGLSMAVILAQEQRAD, encoded by the coding sequence ATGAGCGTCCGGGAGCGCGTCGCGGCCGTCCGAGCGCGCGCCGCCGAGGACGAGGAGTCGGCCGTCGGTCTGGGGCTGACGCTGCTGGCGGCGGCCGTCGCGACCGCGCTCGTCGCCCCCCTGGGCTGGCTCCTCGTCGACGTGCTCGCGCTGGGCTCGCGCGCGTTCTCGCTCACCGTCGCGCCACAGACGCTCCAGGTGCTCGTCCGGAGCGTCGCGCTGGTCGGCGTCGTCACCGCCGGCAGCGTCCTCGTCGGCGTCCCGCTTGCCGTCCTGACGGTACAGGGCGACCTCCCGCTGAACCGGTTCTGGACCGTCGTCGCGGCGCTGCCGCTCGCGATCCCGAGTTACCTCGGGGCCTTCGCCGCCGTCTCCGCGTTCGGGCCGCGTGGTGCGCTGGCGGACGTGCTCTCGCCACTCGGTATCGAGCAGATCCCGACCATCTACGGGTTCGTCGGTGCCGCCGTCGTCCTCACGCTGTACACCTACCCGTACGTCTTCCTCACGACGCGGGCGTCGCTGCTGTCGCTCGACGCCTCGCTCGTCGAGGCCGCGCGCACGCTCAACGCCAGCCGGTGGGAGGCGTTCCGCCGGATCACGCTCCCCCAGATCCTACCGGGGATCACCGCGGGGGCGCTGCTGGTCGCGCTGTACACGCTGTCGGACTTCGGCACGCCGAACATCATGCGCGTCGAGGTGTTCACGCAGTTCATCTACGCCCGCTACAACGCCTTCATGCGCGACTACGCGGCCCTGCTGTCGCTGGAGCTGTTCGCGGTGACGGCCGTCGTCCTCGCACTGGAGTCCCGGATCGGGGCCGACGACTCTGGGGCCTACGGCAGCAGCGGGAACCGGGGCGCGTTCGACCTCGACCTGGGGCTGTGGCGCTACCCCGCGGCACTGCTCCCGGCGCTCGTCGGGTCGGTGGCTATCCTGCTCCCGATCGCCATCTTCGGGATGTGGTTCCTCCGGAGCGGCCCGGGCTACGCCACCGGGTCGATGGCGTTCTCGTGGTCGTACGGACTCAACTCCGTCTGGGTGGCGCTGTTGGCCGCCGGCGCGTCGGTACTGGTCGCGGTCCCCATCGGCCTCCGCTCTGCGACCTCTGACTCCTGGGTGGCCTCGCTGGCTGACCGGGCCCCCTACGTGGGGTACGCGGCACCGGGCATCGTGCTGGCCATCGCGCTGGTGAGCTTCAGCCTCGACGTGCTCCCGTGGTTCTACAAGACCGTTCCCCTGCTCGTGTTCGCCTACGTGGTCCGGTTTATGCCACAGGCGATCGGGTCCATCCGGACGTCGCGGCTCCAGGTCGACCAGGGACTCGTCGAGGCGGCCCGCGTGCTCGGCCGATCGCGCGCGAGTACGTTCCGGTCGGTGACGCTCCCGCTCGTCTTGCCGGGGATCGCGACCGGGGCGGCGCTGGTCTTCCTCACGACGATGAAGGAGCTCCCGGCGACGCTGATCCTGCGGCCGCTCCGGTTCGACACGCTCGTGACCTACATCTGGCGCGTCCAGGAGGCGGGACTGTACGGTGCGGCCGCCGTGCCGGCCCTGGTCCTCGTGGTCGTCTCCGGGCTCTCGATGGCCGTCATCCTCGCACAGGAACAGCGGGCCGACTGA
- a CDS encoding extracellular solute-binding protein has product MTDANDTSARIGSKSSRRRFLTLGGATAATALAGCNSLLGGGDGGDGGDGGGDGGDGGGGTSQGAPAEIPSLSAFRGSGTLVEDRPAPGGTSIQDLPNLSGSLNLYIGGGEGGIYFQFVEMLQEIYPDFQVFASSASSSSLAQTVVQEVEAGSPQADVFWSIDASSLGYVADNDAYEPLPDDVVEPVPSGFQGSDNAWVGVAGRARSIPYNTNALSESDVPDKVAEFPNTDALTGTMGWAPTYGAFKSFVTAMRLLRGPEATREWLVSMREAGTERYPNEFVVSNQVADGALNAGFANHYYALRVKNQRPDAPIDLAFTEGDAGALVNVAGALRIEGTEKGDLVNNFVRHLLSAEAQEFFTTVSFAYPMIPGVAPPGGLPTIDQLNPPGIDLSELSDLEPTLELMREANVLG; this is encoded by the coding sequence ATGACAGACGCCAACGACACTTCTGCTCGTATCGGGTCGAAGTCGTCGCGCCGTCGCTTCCTCACGCTCGGCGGAGCGACGGCCGCGACGGCCCTCGCGGGCTGTAACTCCCTCCTCGGTGGCGGTGACGGGGGGGACGGCGGTGACGGCGGTGGAGACGGCGGCGACGGCGGCGGTGGCACCTCCCAGGGTGCACCCGCCGAGATCCCGTCGCTGTCCGCCTTCCGTGGCTCCGGGACTCTCGTCGAGGACCGCCCGGCCCCCGGCGGCACCTCCATCCAGGACCTGCCGAACCTCTCGGGCTCGCTGAACCTCTACATCGGCGGTGGCGAGGGAGGCATCTACTTCCAGTTCGTGGAGATGCTCCAGGAGATCTACCCCGACTTCCAGGTGTTCGCCAGCAGCGCCTCCTCCTCGTCGCTCGCACAGACGGTCGTCCAAGAGGTCGAGGCCGGATCGCCACAGGCCGACGTGTTCTGGTCGATCGACGCCAGTTCGCTCGGCTACGTCGCCGACAACGACGCCTACGAACCGCTCCCCGACGACGTCGTCGAACCCGTCCCCTCCGGTTTCCAGGGGTCGGACAACGCGTGGGTCGGCGTCGCCGGCCGCGCCCGCAGCATCCCGTACAACACGAACGCACTCAGCGAGAGCGACGTCCCCGACAAGGTGGCCGAGTTCCCGAACACGGACGCGCTCACGGGGACGATGGGGTGGGCACCGACCTACGGCGCGTTCAAGTCCTTCGTGACGGCGATGCGACTGCTCCGGGGCCCGGAGGCGACCAGAGAGTGGCTCGTCTCGATGCGCGAGGCCGGCACCGAGCGCTACCCCAACGAGTTCGTCGTCTCGAACCAGGTCGCCGACGGCGCGCTCAACGCCGGCTTCGCGAACCACTACTACGCGCTGCGGGTGAAGAACCAGCGGCCCGACGCCCCGATCGACCTCGCGTTCACCGAGGGCGACGCGGGCGCGCTCGTCAACGTCGCCGGTGCCCTCCGCATCGAGGGGACCGAGAAGGGCGACCTCGTGAACAACTTCGTCCGTCACCTGCTGTCGGCGGAGGCCCAGGAGTTCTTCACGACCGTCAGCTTCGCCTACCCGATGATCCCCGGCGTCGCGCCCCCCGGTGGGCTGCCGACGATCGACCAGCTGAACCCGCCGGGCATCGACCTCTCTGAGCTGTCCGACCTCGAACCGACGCTCGAGCTGATGCGCGAGGCGAACGTTCTCGGATGA
- a CDS encoding alpha-1 4-glucan-protein synthase, with protein MTQDICVVVPTIRNHECMREYFANARDHGFDLDRLYVVLVTEDFCDTEAMERMLDEEGVDGAVFDGTAREEWFEEQGASEYAHLIPEASHAQTSFGLLYLWANDFEYGVFIDDDTLPHEDVDFFGTHMANLAFEGEIERVSSDEDWVNVLYQNVDEHDLYPRGYPYSAMDESVETETTHVDDVVASQGLWTNVPDLDAVRILMDGDLQGQAQTRTTAADFGEDFVAAEGNYLTVCSMNLAFRREVVPAFYQLPMDDNEWDVGRFDDIWSGLFLKRACDVLGKHIYNGDPLCEHNKAPRSTFSDLTNEVHGLELNEHVWEEIDAVGDDADSYAEVFEAMAERLAEGDYEDWENGAFLNYCGEYMLDWLDCLDELETAESEQVPAAADD; from the coding sequence ATGACTCAGGACATCTGCGTCGTGGTGCCGACGATCCGGAACCACGAGTGTATGCGCGAGTACTTCGCGAACGCGCGGGACCACGGGTTCGACCTCGACCGGCTGTACGTCGTCCTCGTCACCGAGGACTTCTGTGACACCGAGGCGATGGAACGGATGCTCGACGAGGAGGGGGTCGACGGTGCCGTCTTCGACGGAACCGCCCGCGAGGAGTGGTTCGAGGAGCAGGGCGCGTCGGAGTACGCCCACCTCATCCCCGAGGCGAGTCACGCCCAGACCTCCTTCGGACTCCTCTACCTCTGGGCCAACGACTTCGAGTACGGCGTGTTCATCGACGACGACACGCTGCCCCACGAGGACGTCGACTTCTTCGGGACGCACATGGCGAACCTCGCCTTCGAGGGCGAGATCGAGCGGGTCAGTTCCGACGAGGACTGGGTGAACGTCCTCTACCAGAACGTCGACGAACACGACCTCTACCCGCGTGGTTACCCGTACTCGGCGATGGACGAGTCCGTCGAGACCGAGACCACCCACGTCGACGACGTGGTCGCCTCGCAGGGCCTGTGGACGAACGTCCCCGACCTCGACGCCGTCCGCATCCTGATGGACGGGGACCTGCAGGGCCAGGCACAGACTCGCACGACGGCCGCGGACTTCGGCGAGGACTTCGTCGCCGCCGAGGGGAACTACCTCACCGTCTGCTCGATGAACCTCGCCTTCCGACGGGAGGTCGTCCCGGCGTTCTACCAGCTCCCGATGGACGACAACGAGTGGGACGTGGGCCGGTTCGACGACATCTGGTCGGGCCTGTTCCTCAAGCGGGCCTGTGACGTGCTCGGGAAACACATCTACAACGGCGACCCGCTCTGTGAGCACAACAAGGCCCCGCGGTCGACGTTCTCGGACCTCACGAACGAGGTCCACGGCCTCGAACTCAACGAGCACGTCTGGGAGGAGATCGACGCCGTCGGAGACGACGCCGACTCCTACGCCGAGGTGTTCGAGGCGATGGCCGAGCGCCTCGCCGAGGGCGACTACGAAGACTGGGAGAACGGGGCCTTCCTCAACTACTGTGGCGAGTATATGCTCGACTGGCTCGACTGTCTCGACGAACTCGAGACCGCGGAGTCCGAGCAGGTTCCGGCCGCGGCCGACGACTGA
- a CDS encoding beta-ketoacyl-ACP reductase, whose product MNLDNQTCVVTGSSRGIGRGIAEDLGEHGANVVVNYRSSEREAAEVVESIRSDGGDAIAAQADVAKHEEVEAMREEVADEFGAVDVLVNNAGITIDKKFENMTREDWDTVIDVNLGGVYNCTDVFYDDIRHADDGRLINISSVVGQQGNIGQANYATTKSGLFGFTRTLALELAHTGSTANCVAPGFVKTDMLEEVPERVQEKILREIPLDRFATVQDIAGIVRFVASEESSYMTGQVLGVNGGMEW is encoded by the coding sequence ATGAATCTGGACAACCAGACCTGTGTCGTCACGGGGTCGTCACGAGGTATCGGACGCGGCATCGCCGAGGACCTCGGCGAACACGGCGCGAACGTCGTCGTCAACTACCGGTCCTCCGAGCGAGAGGCCGCCGAAGTCGTCGAGAGCATCCGGTCGGACGGTGGCGACGCCATCGCCGCACAGGCCGACGTGGCGAAACACGAGGAGGTCGAGGCGATGCGCGAGGAGGTCGCCGACGAGTTCGGGGCCGTCGACGTGCTGGTCAACAACGCGGGCATCACGATCGACAAGAAGTTCGAGAACATGACCCGCGAGGACTGGGACACCGTCATCGACGTCAACCTCGGCGGGGTGTACAACTGCACGGACGTCTTCTACGACGACATCCGCCACGCCGACGACGGCCGTCTCATCAACATCTCCAGCGTCGTCGGCCAGCAGGGCAACATCGGTCAGGCCAACTACGCGACGACGAAGTCCGGTCTGTTCGGGTTCACGCGCACGCTCGCGCTCGAACTCGCCCACACCGGATCGACGGCCAACTGCGTCGCCCCGGGGTTCGTCAAGACCGATATGCTGGAGGAGGTCCCCGAGCGCGTCCAGGAGAAGATCCTCCGGGAGATCCCGCTGGACCGGTTCGCGACGGTCCAGGACATCGCGGGGATCGTCCGGTTCGTCGCCAGCGAGGAGTCCAGCTACATGACCGGCCAGGTGCTCGGCGTCAACGGCGGGATGGAGTGGTAA
- a CDS encoding acyl-CoA carboxylase subunit beta: MSQQEDQSESEDAPDPVEELREKRREAELGGGEARIESQHEKGKMTARERIDFLVDEGTFHEVDPFVEHRSTNFGMEDKRFPGDAVVTGYGEVDGRKVFLFAHDFTVLGGSVGEVVADKICKVMDKAIENGVPVIGLNDSGGARIQEGVDSLVGFAKIFERNTKASGLIPQISAIMGPCAGGATYSPALTDFTFMVQDTSHMFITGPDVIETVTGEQVSKEELGGASSHSTKSGVAHFSYPSEEEALENIRRLLSYLPQNNMEDPPSVQPWDEPDREIPEVTDIVPSAPRKPYDMTQVVDRIVDEESFFEVHENWARNIVVGFARMDGQSVGIVANQPRVSAGTLDIDAAEKGARFIRFCDSFNVPIISLVDVPGFMPGTEQEHNGIIRRGAKLIYAYAEATVPLLSVVVRKAYGGAYIVMSSKFLGSDVNYAWPGSEMAVLGPRGAVNILYRNEIAEAENSDAKRQELMDEFREEFAHPYGPAKRGYLDDVIEPKDTRKRLIDDLDLLQRKREEGPPKDHGNIPL; this comes from the coding sequence ATGAGTCAACAGGAAGACCAATCGGAGAGCGAGGACGCACCGGACCCGGTCGAGGAACTCCGCGAGAAGCGCCGCGAGGCGGAACTGGGCGGGGGTGAGGCCCGCATCGAGTCCCAACACGAGAAGGGGAAGATGACCGCCCGGGAGCGCATCGACTTCCTCGTCGACGAGGGCACCTTCCACGAGGTCGACCCGTTCGTCGAGCACCGCTCGACGAACTTCGGGATGGAGGACAAGCGGTTCCCGGGCGACGCCGTCGTCACCGGCTACGGCGAGGTCGACGGCCGGAAGGTGTTCCTGTTCGCCCACGACTTCACCGTCCTCGGGGGCTCGGTCGGCGAGGTCGTCGCGGACAAGATCTGCAAGGTGATGGACAAGGCCATCGAGAACGGTGTCCCCGTCATCGGCCTGAACGACTCCGGCGGAGCCCGCATCCAGGAGGGCGTCGACTCGCTGGTCGGCTTCGCGAAGATCTTCGAGCGCAACACGAAGGCCAGCGGGCTCATCCCGCAGATCTCGGCCATCATGGGGCCGTGTGCCGGCGGGGCGACGTACTCACCGGCGCTGACCGACTTCACCTTTATGGTGCAGGACACCAGCCATATGTTCATCACCGGGCCGGACGTCATCGAGACGGTCACCGGCGAGCAGGTGTCCAAGGAGGAACTCGGCGGCGCGAGTTCCCACTCGACCAAGTCGGGCGTCGCTCACTTCTCGTACCCGTCCGAGGAGGAGGCCCTGGAGAACATCCGCCGGCTCCTCTCCTATCTGCCGCAGAACAACATGGAGGACCCGCCGAGCGTCCAGCCGTGGGACGAACCCGACCGGGAGATCCCGGAGGTCACGGACATCGTCCCCTCGGCCCCCCGGAAGCCGTACGACATGACGCAGGTCGTCGACCGCATCGTCGACGAGGAGTCCTTCTTCGAGGTCCACGAGAACTGGGCGCGCAACATCGTCGTCGGCTTCGCCCGGATGGACGGGCAGTCCGTCGGCATCGTCGCGAACCAGCCCCGGGTCAGCGCGGGGACGCTTGACATCGACGCCGCCGAGAAGGGCGCGCGGTTCATCCGCTTCTGTGACTCGTTCAACGTTCCGATCATCTCGCTGGTGGACGTGCCGGGCTTCATGCCCGGGACCGAGCAGGAGCACAACGGCATCATCCGCCGGGGTGCGAAGCTCATCTACGCCTACGCCGAGGCGACGGTGCCGCTGCTGTCGGTGGTCGTCCGCAAGGCCTACGGCGGGGCCTACATCGTGATGTCCTCGAAGTTCCTGGGCAGCGACGTGAACTACGCCTGGCCGGGCTCGGAGATGGCGGTGCTGGGCCCCCGCGGCGCGGTCAACATCCTCTACCGGAACGAGATCGCCGAGGCCGAGAACTCCGACGCCAAGCGCCAGGAGCTGATGGACGAGTTCCGCGAGGAGTTCGCCCACCCCTACGGCCCCGCCAAGCGGGGTTACCTCGACGACGTCATCGAGCCGAAGGACACCCGCAAGCGGCTCATCGACGACCTGGACCTGCTCCAGCGCAAGCGCGAGGAGGGGCCGCCCAAGGACCACGGCAACATCCCGCTCTGA
- a CDS encoding thiolase C-terminal domain-containing protein, with product MGVAVIGASMTKFGQRDAWIQELLSQAGEECLDDAGVTPDDVEHLYVSNMASGEFQGQTGVMNALAHDLGVLPAYSERVDQTSSSGGAGIYEAWQSVASGASDMTLLVGGEKMTHKTTGQATDIIASITHPTEYKHGVTLPSFAGMTARHYLERFDAPRESLARVAVKNHRNGVDNPNAQFQKEIDVETALESPIIADPLRLYDFCPITDGSAAMLFTTEERAAEIADEYAVVSGIGGATDTHVVHERDDPTVMGGVVESSEEAYEMAGLGPDDLDVAELHDMFTILEFLQLEGIGVADQGTAWELAMDGETAKDGSLPVNTSGGLKSKGHPLGASGVAQGVEIYEQLVGEAGPRQVEADVGLACNVGGFGNCVITTVMEAAE from the coding sequence ATGGGAGTCGCAGTAATCGGTGCGTCGATGACGAAGTTCGGGCAGCGCGACGCCTGGATCCAGGAACTGCTCTCGCAGGCGGGCGAGGAGTGTCTGGACGACGCCGGCGTCACACCGGACGACGTGGAGCACCTGTACGTCTCGAACATGGCGAGCGGGGAGTTCCAGGGACAGACCGGCGTGATGAACGCGCTGGCACACGACCTGGGGGTCCTGCCGGCGTACAGCGAGCGGGTCGACCAGACGTCCTCGTCGGGTGGGGCCGGTATCTACGAGGCGTGGCAGTCGGTCGCCTCGGGAGCCAGCGATATGACGCTGCTCGTCGGCGGCGAGAAGATGACCCACAAGACGACCGGGCAGGCCACTGACATCATCGCCTCCATCACCCACCCCACCGAGTACAAGCACGGCGTCACGCTGCCGTCGTTCGCGGGGATGACGGCCCGCCACTACCTCGAACGGTTCGACGCACCCAGGGAGTCGCTGGCCCGCGTGGCGGTCAAGAACCACCGCAACGGCGTCGACAACCCCAACGCGCAGTTCCAGAAGGAGATCGACGTCGAGACCGCGCTGGAGTCGCCGATCATCGCGGACCCGCTCCGGCTGTACGACTTCTGTCCGATCACGGACGGGAGCGCGGCGATGCTGTTCACGACGGAGGAGCGAGCCGCCGAGATCGCCGACGAGTACGCCGTCGTCTCCGGGATCGGCGGCGCGACGGACACCCACGTCGTCCACGAGCGCGACGACCCGACGGTGATGGGCGGGGTCGTCGAGTCCAGCGAGGAGGCCTACGAGATGGCCGGGCTCGGCCCCGACGACCTCGACGTGGCCGAACTCCACGACATGTTCACCATCCTGGAGTTCCTCCAGCTGGAGGGCATCGGCGTCGCCGACCAGGGGACGGCCTGGGAGCTGGCGATGGACGGCGAGACCGCCAAGGACGGGTCGCTGCCGGTCAACACCTCCGGCGGCCTGAAGTCCAAGGGCCACCCGCTGGGGGCCAGCGGCGTCGCACAGGGCGTCGAGATCTACGAACAGCTCGTCGGCGAGGCCGGCCCGCGGCAGGTCGAGGCCGACGTGGGCCTGGCCTGTAACGTCGGCGGGTTCGGGAACTGTGTCATCACCACCGTCATGGAGGCCGCAGAATGA
- a CDS encoding Zn-ribbon domain-containing OB-fold protein, which translates to MTLAAGSCPNGHVSYPTHPRCPECGEPQDETVDLSDRTAEVVTWTTSTATPPGVREPNTLAIVEFDVSDLDAEDEFVRALGQVTTDDVESGDAVEPVYVEELRDPDVGLKRETQASQDWDGYRWDPV; encoded by the coding sequence ATGACGCTTGCAGCTGGTTCCTGTCCGAACGGGCACGTATCGTACCCCACGCATCCGCGCTGTCCGGAGTGTGGCGAACCGCAGGACGAGACGGTCGACCTCTCGGACCGGACCGCGGAGGTCGTCACGTGGACGACCTCGACGGCGACGCCGCCGGGCGTCCGGGAGCCGAACACGCTCGCCATCGTCGAGTTCGACGTCTCGGACCTGGACGCCGAGGACGAGTTCGTCCGGGCGCTGGGACAGGTCACGACCGACGACGTCGAGTCCGGCGACGCGGTCGAACCGGTCTACGTCGAGGAACTCCGCGACCCGGACGTGGGGCTGAAACGCGAGACCCAGGCGAGCCAGGACTGGGACGGCTACCGCTGGGACCCGGTGTAG